The Acidimicrobiales bacterium genome includes the window CGCCGCCCAGTGCAAGTGGCTGCGGGACCGGTTCGGAGACGATGCCACTTTTCGCTCCACCATCGACATGGCGCGCCATCGGTTCGGAGAAGGCTGCTACCGCTACTACGACTACCCGTTGCCGCCGACGGTCGCTGCGCTACGCGACACCGCCTATCCACCTCTGGCGGCGCTCGCCAACACCTGGGCGTCGCGTCTCGACGAGGGCTCCGACTATCCGCCACGCCTTCAACAGCTCGTCGCCGTGTGTCGGGGCGCCGGACAGACCAAGCCGACTCCACTGATCCTGCGCTATGAACGCGGCGGGTACAACAACCTGCATCAGGACCTGTACGGTGACGTGGCCTTCCCGCTGCAGCTGACAGTGGCGCTGACCGAGCCCGGGGTGGACTTCACCGGCGGCGAGAACCTCTTCGTCGAGCAGCGTCCGCGCGCACAGTCGCGCGGCACGTCGGTCACGGTCCCGCTGGGCCACGCGGTGATCTTCCCGACGCGCTACCGGCCT containing:
- a CDS encoding 2OG-Fe(II) oxygenase; the protein is MTSSQEARAVRDRVEVCDWDAIAEALDQDGHAVTPTPVLSAAQCKWLRDRFGDDATFRSTIDMARHRFGEGCYRYYDYPLPPTVAALRDTAYPPLAALANTWASRLDEGSDYPPRLQQLVAVCRGAGQTKPTPLILRYERGGYNNLHQDLYGDVAFPLQLTVALTEPGVDFTGGENLFVEQRPRAQSRGTSVTVPLGHAVIFPTRYRPVAGSRGHYRAAVRHGISTVTSGVRYTLGVIFHEAR